One genomic segment of Drosophila melanogaster chromosome 3L includes these proteins:
- the Oseg4 gene encoding outer segment 4, isoform B has protein sequence MFVYLSKKIAIPNNVKLNCIAWNKEEGYIAVAGTDGLLKVLKLDQATPNGQSKGGLAAVSNLSMNQTLDGHKESVRVVTWNDAQQKLTSSDTDGVIMVWMLYKGSWYEEMTNDRKKSTVASMSWTSDGSRICIVYEDGAIIVGSVDGNRIFGKELKGTHLTGVQWSPDNRLILFALANGECHLYDNQGNFAMKLHIQCVNISGGSSSRGHRIASICWFSGRVVQSRKRPVLAICYENGRVQIMRNENDDAPAIFDTGMRNVDAKWNHDGTVLAICGTTLDAVSPTSQRDTNQVCFYSPLGKIYRTLKVPGTDITSLSWEGKSLRIAMAVDSFIYFANIRPDYIWCYFEKTVVFLNSGSATRESPMSVITFWNTVSNQSFLKEVEPTLCLASSSEHCVLGVECVSSNIKEIALSTLENRSNPADDRVYQLLLCNSIGTTVDSKYTDIRPCFVGINSSYVAIASQEEILIWHYHTPKSASTLHNVKARKEKRFHIDDTPTGVEMAKDLMLSSSSGDGHSTQRGISDPICALALSEKLLLVARESGAINEYSIANVALRNRHLMNAKVYKMAINCNSTRAAIIDHMGVMTLLDLDDNRETQLNFSRVERKDVWAVSWATDNPLLLALMEKTRMYIFRGNDPEEPVSCSGYICTFEDLEITSVLLDDIISVGELQNFSHIIQLRVKSLRDTDDLLEHVGLEDAKQFIEDNPHPRLWRLLAESALKKLELETAENAFVRCAHYPGIKLVKRLRTIHSKELQRAEISAFYGEFEEAEKLYLDADRRDLAIELRMTLCDWFRVVQLYRMGGSGVSDQQMEIAWREIGHHFANLRSWESAREYYEKSHYLEGYMEALYHLEQFDDLEKCVERLPEKSPLLPKLAEMLASVGMCSEAVQAHLRFGDQKAAVATCVNLRQWGEAVELAQRFQLPQVQTLIAKHAAQLLQEGRLKEAIEMQRNAGRHLDAARLLSQMAEREQEKRAPLLRIKKLYVLAALLAEEHLKAVATTEIDYASGRNTLLDSIALEDAAAIERLWHCAEAYHFMLLAQRQLRFGIVHSAVVTAVRLRDYEDVLPPEHIYSLLALASCADRAFGTCSKAFMKLEQQAHLPEATLQRYEELAAGIFAKYDPEDTTGDRVDCYSCGVPVPDSSPSCPECNARFPACISSGKPITQPTNNIWICTTCHHCAAPTEISRHRTCPLCHSLIVSMTVEI, from the exons ATGTTCGTTTACCTCAGCAAAAAG ATTGCCATACCCAATAATGTGAAGCTCAATTGCATCGCTTGGAATAAGGAGGAGGGCTACATCGCAGTGGCCGGAACGGATGGACTGCTTAAGGTCCTGAAACTGGACCAGG CCACTCCCAACGGACAGAGCAAGGGCGGGCTGGCCGCCGTTTCCAATTTGTCGATGAACCAGACCCTGGATGGGCACAAGGAGTCGGTGCGGGTGGTCACCTGGAACGATGCGCAGCAGAAGCTGACCTCCTCGGACACGGACGGTGTGATCATGGTGTGGATGCTGTACAAGGGATCCTGGTACGAGGAGATGACCAACGACAGAAAGAAGTCCACGGTGGCCAGCATGAGCTGGACGTCGGACGGATCGCGGATCTGCATCGTCTATGAGGATGGGGCGATTATAGTGGGCTCAGTGGATGGCAACCGCATCTTTGGCAAGGAGCTGAAGGGCACCCATCTGACTGGCGTGCAGTGGAGTCCGGACAATCGGCTAATCCTCTTTGCGCTGGCCAACGGGGAGTGTCATCTGTACGATAACCAAGGCAACTTTGCT ATGAAGCTGCACATCCAGTGCGTGAACATAAGTGGCGGCTCCTCCTCCAGAGGTCACCGCATAGCCAGCATCTGCTGGTTCAGTGGCAGGGTCGTCCAGAGTCGAAAGCGTCCAGTTCTGGCCATTTGCTATGAGAACGGAAGGGTGCAGATCATGAGGAACGAAAATGACGACG CACCCGCAATCTTCGACACTGGGATGCGCAATGTGGACGCCAAGTGGAACCATGATGGCACTGTGTTGGCCATTTGTGGCACCACCTTGGACGCGGTAAGTCCGACTTCGCAGCGCGACACCAACCAGGTGTGCTTCTACTCGCCGCTGGGCAAGATCTACCGCACTCTGAAGGTGCCTGGCACCGACATCACCTCGCTTAGCTGGGAGGGCAAATCGCTGCGCATCGCCATGGCCGTGGATTCGTTCATCTACTTCGCCAACATCCGACCGGACTACATCTGGTGTTACTTCGAGAAGACTGTGGTGTTCCTGAACAGCGGCAGTGCAACCAGGGAGTCGCCCATGAGCGTGATCACCTTCTGGAACACCGTCTCAAATCAGAGTTTCCTCAAGGAGGTGGAGCCCACCTTGTGCCTGGCGTCCAGCAGCGAGCATTGCGTCCTGGGCGTCGAGTGtgtcagcagcaacatcaaggAGATTGCGCTGAGCACCCTGGAGAACCGAAGTAATCCTGCGGACGATAGGGTCTACCAGTTGCTCCTCTGCAATTCAATTGGCACCACCGTGGATT ccaagtacaCGGATATTAGACCCTGCTTTGTGGGCATCAACTCGAGCTATGTGGCCATAGCGTCCCAGGAGGAGATTCTAATTTGGCACTACCACACACCCAAG AGTGCCTCCACCCTGCACAATGTGAAGGCGCGCAAGGAGAAGCGGTTCCATATCGACGACACGCCCACGGGAGTGGAAATGGCCAAGGACCTGATGCTGAGCAGTAGCAGTGGCGATGGTCACTCCACGCAGCGGGGAATCAGTGATCCCATCTGTGCGCTGGCACTCTCCGAGAAGCTGCTCCTTGTCGCCAGGGAATCCGGCGCTATCAACGAGTACAGCATAGCAAACGTGGCTCTGAGGAACCGCCACCTGATGAACGCCAAGGTCTACAAGATGGCTATCAACTGCAATTCCAC ACGAGCCGCCATTATCGACCATATGGGCGTGATGACCCTGCTCGACCTGGACGACAACAGGGAGACCCAACTGAACTTCAGTCGGGTGGAGCGCAAGGACGTTTGGGCCGTGAGCTGGGCCACGGATAACCCACTGCTGCTGGCTCTGATGGAGAAAACGCGCATGTATATCTTCCGGGGCAATGATCCCGAGGAGCCCGTGTCCTGCTCCGGCTACATATGCACCTTCGAGGACTTGGAGATCACCAGTGTCCTGCTGGACGACATAATCAGCGTGGGTGAGCTGCAGAATTTTTCGCATATCATTCAGCTGAGGGTAAAGTCCCTGCGCGATACCGACGATCTACTGGAGCACGTGGGACTGGAGGATGCCAAGCAGTTCATTGAGGACAACCCGCATCCGAGGCTCTGGCGACTGCTGGCGGAGTCTGCGTTGAAGAAACTGGAACTGGAGACGGCGGAGAACGCCTTTGTCCGTTGTGCCCACTACCCGGGCATTAAGTTGGTCAAGAGACTGCGCACCATACACTCCAAGGAGCTGCAGAGGGCGGAGATATCAGCCTTCTACGGAGAGTTCGAGGAGGCGGAGAAGCTCTACCTGGACGCGGATCGTCGCGATCTGGCCATAGAGCTGCGCATGACCCTTTGCGATTGGTTTCGCGTGGTGCAGCTGTACAGAATGGGAGGATCGGGAGTGTCGGACCAGCAGATGGAGATCGCTTGGCGGGAGATTGGCCACCACTTCGCCAACCTGCGCTCCTGGGAGAGTGCCAGGGAATACTACGAGAAGTCCCACTACCTGGAGGGTTACATGGAGGCTCTGTACCACTTGGAGCAGTTCGACGACTTGGAAAAGTGCGTGGAACGGCTACCGGAGAAGAGCCCGCTGCTTCCGAAGCTGGCCGAGATGCTGGCCTCCGTGGGCATGTGCTCCGAGGCTGTTCAAGCCCATCTTCGATTCGGCGACCAGAAGGCCGCCGTCGCCACCTGCGTTAATCTCCGGCAGTGGGGCGAGGCTGTTGAGCTGGCCCAGAGGTTCCAGCTGCCCCAGGTGCAAACGCTCATAGCCAAGCACGCGGCACAGTTGCTCCAGGAGGGACGCCTCAAGGAAGCCATCGAGATGCAGCGGAATGCTGGGCGTCATCTAGATGCAGCTCGCCTGCTTTCTCAAATGGCGGAACGGGAGCAAGAGAAGCGTGCTCCGCTGCTGAGAATCAAGAAGCTGTACGTGCTGGCTGCTCTGCTGGCCGAGGAGCACCTCAAGGCTGTGGCCACGACGGAGATCGACTACGCCAGCGGCAGGAACACCCTACTGGACTCCATTGCCCTGGAGGATGCGGCCGCCATCGAGAGGCTTTGGCACTGCGCCGAGGCCTACCACTTCATGCTCCTAGCCCAGAGGCAGCTTCGCTTCGGGATCGTCCACAGTGCGGTGGTCACTGCGGTGAGGCTGCGCGACTACGAGGACGTCCTGCCTCCAGAGCACATCTACAGCCTGTTGGCACTGGCCAGCTGTGCGGATCGGGCCTTCGGAACCTGCTCCAAGGCTTTCATGAAGTTGGAGCAACAGGCTCATCTTCCCGAGGCTACCCTTCAACGGTACGAGGAGTTGGCGGCTGGGATCTTCGCCAAGTACGATCCGGAGGACACCACTGGCGATAGGGTGGATTGCTATTCCTGCGGAGTGCCCGTGCCAGATAG CTCCCCCTCCTGCCCCGAGTGCAATGCTCGCTTCCCGGCGTGCATCTCCTCCGGGAAACCCATCACCCAGCCGACGAACAACATATGGATCTGTACCACCTGCCACCACTGCGCAGCTCCCACCGAGATCTCCAGGCACCGAACTTGCCCACTGTGCCACAGTTTGATCGTGTCCATGACGGTGGAGATCTGA
- the PIG-Wb gene encoding phosphatidylinositol glycan anchor biosynthesis class W b, isoform A, producing the protein MDSRAAAEPIPHVSPSPFPNPSAVNQTLEERLGLDLVQVYDWDWWGTLVQSGESLLLILSTLWCILLARVVCQKLRLHGSADLCYATEFLLVILPCILLVSVAVDYSGYIGLLMLVATLWFLRTSRALERARTRVQFDLGGNRPMCLSILRALTHLITAVCILAIDFGSFYRPYRKSRQFGAKLMDTGIGLFVFTMAMVSRRTRHWSDLRRSVIYSALPLILLGLARTVSILTLSYGQDAHEYGQHLNAFFTLGFTKFLGSLVSILARKDLHLLPLGFGLLVIHQFGLSVLGISDYVMNEDVERSSFLNANREGLVSLPGFVGLFLLSIYVNRWMVAKSLLTYSEFVRKLRRLFYLVLILWTSFVISAYEIGISRVTCNLGYVIWMLAIGSTTLCASFGAIDFAINSVMPWDPNPWEDHEKGLLSGEAVVKKRGGSVVPFTISQALNKNGLTFFLVANILTGMVNIFLRPEDRSHSESVIILLVYMFLATKLVHELLKRGIRLA; encoded by the exons ATGGACAGTCGAGCGGCAGCAGAACCCATTCCCCATGTGAGCCCGAGTCCATTTCCGAATCCGAGTGCGGTCAACCAAACCCTCGAGGAGCGCCTGGGATTGGATCTAGTACAAGTCTACGACTGGGACTGGTGGGGAACCCTGGTCCAGAGCGGCGAATCCCTCCTGCTAATCCTGTCCACCTTGTGGTGCATTTTGCTCGCTCGAGTGGTTTGCCAAAAGCTGAGGCTTCATGGCTCTGCCGACCTCTGCTATGCCACGGAGTTCCTCCTGGTCATCCTGCCCTGCATTCTGCTCGTCTCCGTGGCCGTGGACTACAGTGGCTACATAGGACTGCTAATGCTCGTGGCCACCTTGTGGTTTCTGCGCACGAGCAGGGCTCTGGAACGGGCTCGCACCCGCGTTCAGTTCGACTTGGGCGGCAATAGGCCCATGTGCTTGTCCATCCTCCGTGCGCTGACCCACTTGATCACCGCCGTCTGCATTCTGGCCATCGACTTTGGCAGTTTCTATAGGCCATACCGCAAGAGCAGGCAGTTCGGAGCCAAGCTCATGGACACCGGCATCGGTCTGTTTGTTTTCACCATGGCCATGGTGTCGCGGAGAACGCGTCACTGGTCAGATCTCCGCCGGAGTGTGATCTACTCTGCCCTGCCGCTCATCCTGCTGGGACTGGCGCGCACGGTGTCAATTTTGACTCTGAGTTACGGGCAGGATGCCCATGAGTACGGCCAGCATCTGAATGCCTTCTTTACCCTGGGCTTCACCAAGTTCCTGGGCTCTCTGGTCAGCATTCTGGCCCGCAAGGATCTCCATTTGCTGCCATTGGGATTCG GTTTGTTGGTGATCCACCAGTTTGGCCTGAGTGTCCTGGGCATCTCCGACTATGTGATGAACGAGGATGTGGAGCGCTCGAGTTTCCTTAATGCAAATCGCGAAGGTCTGGTTTCCTTGCCAGGATTCGTTGGACTGTTCCTGCTGTCCATTTACGTCAACCGTTGGATGGTGGCGAAAAGTCTGCTCACCTACTCCGAGTTTGTCAGGAAGCTGAGGCGTCTGTTCTATCTGGTGCTTATCCTGTGGACCTCGTTCGTCATCAGTGCCTACGAAATTGGTATCTCCCGGGTGACCTGCAATCTGGGCTATGTCATATGGATGCTGGCCATCGGGAGCACCACTTTGTGTGCCAGTTTCGGAGCCATAGACTTTGCGATCAACAGCGTCATGCCGTGGGATCCGAATCCGTGGGAGGATCATGAGAAGGGTCTTCTATCGGGGGAGGCTGTGGTCAAGAAAAGGGGCGGATCCGTTGTTCCGTTCACGATTAGCCAGGCTCTGAACAAAAATGGATTGACATTCTTCCTGGTGGCCAACATTCTGACCGGCATGGTGAACATCTTTCTCAGGCCAGAGGATCGCTCTCATTCCGAGTCCGTCATCATTCTGCTGGTCTACATGTTTCTGGCCACCAAGCTGGTTCACGAATTGCTAAAGAGGGGTATTCGACTGGCCTGA
- the CG18171 gene encoding uncharacterized protein, translated as MEDEDSDYLPLPNTNSLSIPNDPVMLAVYELYKPPLTANRNLLSERNREFFAEAFNDADQVPTLADLCVRQMAKRGNANVPDEVLQDPRKMRIHYDSLDVDLPLRECYCVEDASYWRRVVLAKSSETCLALKGLQDYDWRGKGLSLKYMELVEACPAALWPEKEMTELAELIKDHVRCMDIRHLQPLSEYAFRKTKREEDDSEPEITSEESGGMEISSDEPMTPEDVDEEGEEEEEGAGSIASDQKRAIGFNTKFTLNASDDEDDSGNERRKRRHERNVARQRLRDLKAAREAEHEERRRRRSEMRKPKEPEPRKKKKRRQRIKGTFDIRVEPEPDDGDDKVLDKRNKQRYLTHLQQLKYPEDDCVHIDLSFVRHFVNLVSLNLEFLGPALGRKYHKRNVLFSIKDMVRLARGLVALQQLQIFRLRNSRLNSFKLYTVCRALRLLPLLEVVDFGYNQMTDDCGPELGILLERPQMLKILELEYNRLDTRAMSAIGEALQRPNLSRLEYLGLAHNKLSGDSLSILCNGIKGTEHVEELNVSGIEANPRTIVDQLGDLLRHHDPLRRLIMVAIPLGAKLGTRLICALTANMKVTHFDCRDCDLDEQEEFEANVAVRRNIFLGENGFVTDTQRFPSIGDVLEFAKTLKHPMVQKVENDMARKKECLPFCPTPSPSVQSLAAQSLVAEESEYDIWQMLGITKKVTKDAPPVEELVKKVSSVSVIKEPFVYKPNEFNIDEFRAHVFLPGTRNRHSYFMKERRMDY; from the coding sequence ATGGAGGATGAGGACTCAGATTACTTGCCGCTGCCGAACACCAATAGCTTGAGTATTCCGAATGATCCGGTCATGCTGGCCGTGTACGAGCTTTACAAGCCGCCCCTGACCGCCAATCGGAATTTACTCTCGGAGCGTAATCGGGAATTCTTCGCAGAGGCGTTTAACGATGCCGACCAAGTGCCCACTTTGGCGGATCTCTGCGTCCGACAGATGGCTAAACGTGGAAATGCCAACGTGCCCGACGAGGTGCTTCAAGATCCGCGAAAGATGCGCATCCACTACGATTCACTCGATGTGGATCTGCCACTGCGTGAGTGCTACTGCGTAGAGGATGCGAGCTACTGGAGGCGGGTGGTCCTAGCTAAGAGTTCCGAGACATGCCTTGCACTGAAGGGGTTGCAGGATTACGACTGGCGCGGCAAGGGACTGAGCCTGAAGTACATGGAGCTGGTGGAGGCCTGTCCGGCCGCCCTTTGGCCAGAGAAAGAGATGACCGAACTAGCCGAGCTAATAAAGGATCATGTTCGCTGCATGGACATTCGGCACCTGCAGCCGCTGTCGGAGTATGCCTTTCGGAAAACAAAACGTGAGGAAGACGACTCGGAACCGGAAATAACATCCGAGGAGTCTGGTGGCATGGAAATCTCCAGTGATGAGCCAATGACACCAGAAGACGTCGATGAGGAGGGGGAGGAAGAAGAGGAGGGGGCGGGTTCAATCGCCTCTGACCAGAAAAGGGCAATTGGATTCAATACAAAATTTACGCTGAATGCTTCCGACGATGAAGATGACTCCGGCAACGAGCGTCGCAAACGTCGACATGAACGCAACGTCGCCCGCCAACGATTGCGTGATCTGAAGGCTGCCAGGGAGGCGGAGCATGAGGAGCGCAGGCGACGACGGTCCGAGATGCGGAAGCCCAAGGAACCAGAGCCacgaaagaaaaagaagcgaaGGCAGCGTATAAAGGGCACCTTTGATATCCGCGTGGAGCCTGAACCAGACGATGGCGATGACAAGGTTTTGGACAAACGCAACAAGCAAAGATATCTGACGCATCtacaacaattaaaatatcCGGAGGACGACTGCGTTCACATCGATCTTAGCTTTGTGCGCCACTTTGTCAATCTGGTATCGCTGAACCTGGAGTTTCTGGGTCCGGCTTTGGGTAGAAAGTACCACAAGCGGAACGTGCTCTTTTCGATCAAGGACATGGTTCGCCTGGCTAGAGGTTTAGTGGcactgcagcagctgcagatcTTCCGGCTTCGAAACAGCAGACTTAATAGCTTTAAGCTATACACCGTGTGCCGGGCTCTGCGCCTATTGCCTTTGCTGGAGGTAGTGGACTTTGGGTACAACCAGATGACTGACGACTGTGGCCCCGAGTTGGGAATTCTGCTGGAGCGGCCGCAAATGCTAAAGATCCTTGAGCTGGAGTACAACCGACTGGACACGCGGGCAATGTCGGCTATCGGAGAGGCACTGCAGCGACCGAACCTCTCCAGACTGGAGTATCTGGGATTGGCCCACAATAAGTTGAGCGGCGACTCCCTGTCCATTTTGTGCAACGGTATCAAGGGCACCGAGCACGTGGAGGAGCTTAATGTGTCCGGCATCGAGGCGAATCCTCGGACAATTGTGGACCAACTAGGCGATCTTCTGCGTCATCACGATCCACTTCGTCGGCTGATAATGGTGGCCATTCCTTTAGGTGCTAAGCTAGGTACAAGACTTATATGCGCCCTCACCGCCAACATGAAGGTCACCCATTTTGACTGTCGCGACTGCGACTTGGACGAGCAAGAAGAGTTCGAGGCGAACGTGGCAGTCAGGCGAAACATTTTCTTGGGCGAAAACGGCTTTGTCACCGATACACAGCGCTTCCCCAGCATTGGCGATGTTTTGGAGTTTGCCAAGACGCTGAAGCATCCGATGGTGCAAAAGGTAGAGAACGACATGGCGAGGAAGAAGGAGTGCTTGCCGTTCTGCCCGACCCCATCGCCAAGTGTCCAAAGCCTCGCGGCACAGTCACTAGTAGCGGAGGAGTCGGAGTACGATATTTGGCAGATGCTTGGCATCACAAAAAAAGTGACCAAGGACGCACCTCCGGTCGAAGAGCTAGTGAAAAAAGTCAGTTCAGTGTCGGTGATCAAGGAACCTTTTGTCTACAAACCCAACGAATTCAACATAGACGAGTTCCGAGCTCACGTTTTTCTGCCGGGGACGAGAAACAGGCACTCCTACTTCATGAAAGAAAGGCGAATGGATTACTAA
- the CG12035 gene encoding uncharacterized protein: protein MHNQRSPFNGGPGGFGASAFNFNAPQFGDGAAFSEGLNGMPFLGKMPTEPMMRSISRQRSLVDGAGLPKMPAPLPAMAQQILSGAGVGRSQRFPVPPISTYYGHYEGDFSMSSMSKLKDTASPPQTQWQEHKTPRLAALSETDSESDICSQQNRAKLPESRWRRAINYVTAALPEQQRQRMEVMVKRCGQSAIAKHLLLVLHLIALVVVVCFRQVARLGWLCGDIRSRLGRVKYQSRSYLRHMLWRLAIAKSNDTFLFLIVVLVTPWLFLLSLVGFAISFVFSMRTTLAEGVRQLRRRVF from the coding sequence ATGCACAACCAACGTTCACCCTTCAATGGAGGCCCGGGAGGATTCGGAGCCAGTGCCTTCAACTTCAATGCACCACAGTTCGGCGACGGCGCTGCGTTCTCCGAGGGTCTCAACGGGATGCCCTTTCTGGGCAAGATGCCCACCGAACCGATGATGCGCTCCATTAGCCGCCAACGCTCGCTGGTTGATGGGGCTGGGCTACCCAAGATGCCGGCACCTCTTCCCGCGATGGCCCAGCAAATCTTGAGCGGCGCCGGAGTGGGACGTAGTCAACGCTTCCCAGTGCCACCTATCTCCACTTACTATGGGCACTACGAGGGCGACTTTTCGATGTCTTCAATGTCAAAGCTAAAGGACACTGCCTCACCCCCACAGACCCAATGGCAGGAGCATAAAACACCGCGTCTAGCCGCACTTTCAGAAACCGACTCCGAGAGCGACATATGCAGTCAGCAGAACAGAGCGAAATTGCCTGAATCCCGTTGGCGTCGTGCCATTAACTACGTAACGGCCGCTCTGCCGGAGCAACAGCGCCAACGCATGGAGGTGATGGTCAAGCGCTGTGGCCAGTCGGCTATCGCCAAGCATCTTCTGTTGGTGCTGCATCTGATCGCCCTGGTGGTGGTTGTGTGTTTCCGCCAGGTCGCGCGACTTGGATGGCTCTGCGGCGACATTCGCTCTCGCCTAGGACGCGTCAAGTACCAGTCGCGCAGCTACCTGCGCCACATGCTGTGGCGGCTGGCCATTGCCAAGAGTAACGACACCTTTCTCTTTCTCATCGTGGTGCTGGTGACGCCCTGGCTATTCCTTCTCAGCCTTGTCGGCTTCGCCATATCCTTCGTCTTCTCCATGAGGACCACGTTGGCAGAGGGAGTCCGTCAGCTGCGCCGTCGCGTATTTTAG